Below is a window of Camelina sativa cultivar DH55 unplaced genomic scaffold, Cs unpScaffold31267, whole genome shotgun sequence DNA.
ACCATAATCCTCTTGCAATTTGCTGTTCTCGCGATAGTTTTAACAATGGTGAAAGAAGCCACAAGCATTCCCATTTGCAACATCGACACAAACGACTTGGAGAAATGCCG
It encodes the following:
- the LOC104775712 gene encoding putative lipid-transfer protein DIR1, with the translated sequence IILLQFAVLAIVLTMVKEATSIPICNIDTNDLEKCRAAVTGNNPPAPGPDCCAVARSANLQCLCPYKPYLS